Proteins from a single region of Hordeum vulgare subsp. vulgare chromosome 6H, MorexV3_pseudomolecules_assembly, whole genome shotgun sequence:
- the LOC123406298 gene encoding uncharacterized protein LOC123406298, whose protein sequence is MLLPVSRSADKFAPLAGLRSLLVPDTVAAGGGVVTRTIPASPPRGEADPEETVDDEEDDGCWVSYGRREPGRRRLPPPIPSLAGRSALRRARTEDRRLVISKVRVMRPDYYVRARRVRGGRLLMRLVEREDDCPHDPFPPPGGARGDDAGWAEEATAVQEDVVDEEQAAAAPATMPAVGCFEDVVKYQYAIGSSPLHQMPLLRMVH, encoded by the coding sequence ATGCTGCTACCCGTCTCCCGCTCCGCCGACAAGTTCGCCCCCCTCGCCGGCCTCCGCTCGCTGCTCGTCCCCGACACCGTCGCCGCGGGCGGAGGCGTCGTCACGCGGACGATCCCCGCGTCGCCGCCGCGCGGTGAGGCCGATCCGGAGGAGACcgtcgacgacgaggaggacgacggctgcTGGGTCTCGTACGGGCGACGGGAGCCAGGACGTCGCCGGCTGCCGCCGCCGATTCCGTCGCTGGCGGGCCGCAGCGCGCTCAGGCGGGCGCGCACCGAGGACAGGCGCCTCGTCATCAGCAAGGTGCGCGTCATGCGGCCGGACTACTACGTCCGCGCGCGCCGCGTGCGCGGCGGCCGCCTCCTCATGCGCCTCGTCGAGCGCGAGGACGACTGCCCCCACGATCCGTTCCCGCCGCCCGGCGGCGCCCGCGGAGACGACGCTGGCTGGGCCGAGGAAGCTACGGCGGTACAGGAAGACGTAGTCGATGAAGAGCAGGCCGCTGCGGCACCGGCGACTATGCCCGCAGTTGGATGCTTCGAGGACGTGGTCAAGTACCAGTACGCCATCGGCAGCAGCCCGCTGCACCAGATGCCCTTGCTAAGGATGGTTCATTGA